GCAGTTTCATACATCCATGCCGGTGGAACATGTCTATCCGATGATCCGCAACCAGAAGCAGCTCGCGCAGGTCATCGATCTCATCGACAAGGAGCCCGGCATTGTTCTTTATACAATCGTTGATCAGCAGCTGGCGGAATTCCTGGATCTGCGCTGCCATGCGATTGGCGTGCCCTGCGTCAACGTTCTCGAACCGATCATCGGCATTTTCCAGACCTATCTCGGCGCGCCGTCCAGGCGGCGGGTGGGTGCGCAACACGCGCTGAATGCCGATTATTTCGCGCGGATCGAAGCACTCAATTTCGCCATGGACCATGATGACGGGCAGATGCCGGAGACCTATGACGATGCGGATGTCGTCATCATCGGCATCAGCCGCACGTCGAAAACACCAACCAGCATCTATCTTGCTAACAGGGGCATAAAGACTGCCAATATCCCGGTCGTTCCCAATGTGCCTTTGCCCGAAAGCCTATATGCCGCGACCCGGCCGTTGATCGTCGGTCTCGTCGCGACATCGGATCGCATATCGCAGGTTCGTGAGAACAGGGATCTGGGTACAACCGGCGGATTTGACGGTGGCCGTTACACGGATCGCGCCACCATCATGGAAGAGCTGAAATATGCGCGTGCGCTCTGCGCCCGCAACAATTGGCCGCTGATCGACGTCACACGCCGTTCCATCGAGGAAACGGCCGCGGCGATCCTTGCCCTGCGCCCGAGGACGCGATAATCCGAATCGCATCATCAGGAGCAGACAGTCGATGAAACAAGAGTTGATCCTCGCCTCATCCAGCGCATCCCGGCAGATGCTGATGCGCAATGCGGGGCTGACATTTTCGGCAATACCCGCGGATATTGATGAGCGTGCGCTTGATGAGCAACTGGAACGGGACGGCGCCAGCCCCGAAGAGGTTGCGCTGGAACTTGCGCGGGCGAAGGCTCTTGCAGTCAGTGCGCTCCATCCAGAAGCACTGGTTCTTGGCTGCGACCAGACCATGGCGCTCGGCACACGCGTTTATCACAAGCCAAAAAACATGGCGGAAGCCGCGACGCATCTGCTGTCGTTGTCCGGCAAGGTCCACCGCCTGAACAGCGCGGCTGTTCTCGTTCACAACGGAAAGGTGGTGTGGCAGACCGTTTCCAGTGCAGA
This window of the Agrobacterium fabrum str. C58 genome carries:
- a CDS encoding pyruvate, water dikinase regulatory protein, whose amino-acid sequence is MENKKSFFHLHLISDSTGETLMSAGRAVSAQFHTSMPVEHVYPMIRNQKQLAQVIDLIDKEPGIVLYTIVDQQLAEFLDLRCHAIGVPCVNVLEPIIGIFQTYLGAPSRRRVGAQHALNADYFARIEALNFAMDHDDGQMPETYDDADVVIIGISRTSKTPTSIYLANRGIKTANIPVVPNVPLPESLYAATRPLIVGLVATSDRISQVRENRDLGTTGGFDGGRYTDRATIMEELKYARALCARNNWPLIDVTRRSIEETAAAILALRPRTR
- the actR gene encoding two-component system response regulator ActR; this translates as MKQELILASSSASRQMLMRNAGLTFSAIPADIDERALDEQLERDGASPEEVALELARAKALAVSALHPEALVLGCDQTMALGTRVYHKPKNMAEAATHLLSLSGKVHRLNSAAVLVHNGKVVWQTVSSAELAVRTLSAEFVSRHLQRVGEKALSSVGAYQLEREGIQLFTSIEGDYFTILGLPLLPLLSKLRDMDVIDG